A segment of the Methanothermococcus thermolithotrophicus DSM 2095 genome:
CTGGAATTCCATTTTTTGACCATATTTTATCATCCTTTGCAAAACATGGTGCATTTGACCTATCTTTAAATGCAAATGGGGACTTAGAAGTTGATGATCATCACACAATTGAAGATGTTGGAATTTGTCTTGGAATGGCATTAGATAAGCTGGAAAAAAAGAATATAAAAAGGTTTGGCTGGGCAATTGTTCCAATGGATGAGGCTAGAGCCATGGTTTCAATAGATTTGGGTGGAAGGCCTTATGTTGTGGGAGATTATACTCCAAATAGGGATAAAGTTGGAGATTTTTCAACTGAGAACGTTGTTCATTTTTTTGAGTCCTTGGCAAACCATGGAAGAATGAATATACACTTTGAAGTAGTTGGAAAAAATGAACACCACAAAATAGAAGCTCTGTTTAAGGCATTTGGAATAGCCCTTGATATCGCAACTCAAAAAGATGATAGAAAGGGGGTTGTAAGTACTAAAGGAATTTTATAGTTTAAGTCAGTATTATTTAACATTTCAAAGTTTTATTTAATTTATAAATTAATGCACTTATTGATACAGTAGGGGAGGTAAAAAATGTTGGAATACTTTGCTGAAATTTTAAGTATTTTGATAAGTATGGTGATATTAAAAAATATTGAGAATTATTTTAAAAGTAGAAATTTTGAAGATAATAGTGTATTAAAATGGATTTTTGAGTTTGTATATTGGGGCATTTGCTTCGTAGTTATGATTCTAATACTTGCCATTACTTGGGTAATATTTGGATTTGAAACACTTGGCAATATAGAGTCTGCAATTTTTCTATCTTCAATAAATGGATTCTCAAGTAGGGTTTTTGGATATACTGAATTTTGGATATTGGTCTTACTAACCATATATTTTGGAATAATGTATGCTGGTATTATAGGTGTTATTTTATCAGTTGCAGTATTTGTCTTTACTAACTATTGTGGCGAATTGTTAGATATTACAGACAATATGAAGAAATTTAAATTTTTAATTCTAAAATTAAAAGCAAATATTGTTAAGTCAAAATAATTTTGTTAAAAATGCATCTAAATTAAAATAAAATTAACTAAAAGAATTAATATTACACATTTAAAAAAGGTTGCATCCCAACCCTTTTTAAAGTGTTGGATCCAAATCTGAAACATTTGGAAGAGGCTAGATCCAAAAAGGAGTATTTTGTTTACTCAAAGCTTTATATTTTATCAAATATATACTTAAATACCGCTTTCTGAGCATGCAATCTATTCTCTGCTTCATCGTAAACTACAGAATGTTTTCCATCTATAACTTCGTCTGTAATTTCCATACCCCTGTTTGCAGGTAAACAGTGCATTACTATTGCATCCTCTTTAGCATATCCAAGGAGCTCTTTATTTATTTGGTACGGTGGGAATATCTTTAACACTTCATCCAAATTTTTGTTTTTATCACTCATGCTTATCCAAACATCAGTATATAATATGTCTGCATCTTTAGCCCCTTCGATTGGATCGTTAGTTAATGTTATACTTCCTTCCCCATATTCATTGATTGCTTCAAGAGCTCTTTTTACATACATTGCGTTTGGCTCGTATCCTGCAGGGGTTGCAACACATACATCCATCCCAAGTATTGCACCTGCAATCATTAATGAATTGCATACATTGTTTCCGTCCCCTAAATAAGTTAATTTAAGTCCTTTAAGCTCATTCTTATATTCTTTTATTGTTAGCATATCTGCGAGAATTTGACAAGGATGTGCAAGGCTACTTAATGCATTTATAACTGGAACATCCCCGTATTTTGCCAAATCTTCAAGTGTTTTATGGTTCTTAACTCTGGCAACAATGGCATCAACGTATCTACTTAATACCTTTGCAGTATCCTTTATACTTTCTTTTTTCCCAAGATGTATCTCCCCTTCATTCATTATTATTGAATGTCCCCCAAGTTCGTTGACTGCAAAGTCAAAGCTTATTCTAGTTCTGGTTGAAGGGCTTTCGAATATTAGGGCTATACTTTTGTCTTTTAATAGCTTCTCATGGCTGTATCTATTTTTTTTAAAGTATTCCGCATCCTTAATAATGCCTTCAAGTTCTTCCCTGCTTAAGTTACATAAAGTTAGTAAGTGCATCCTATCACCGTATTTATTCCAACATCTGGTCCAAAATTATAAACATTATTTTTAACCATTATTATCTTATTAGAAAAGTATTAATTTAATATATCTACTATTTAAAATATAACATTAATACCATATATCACAACATCTGTAGCGAGTGAAATTATGCATTATTTTTCCGAGAATCCGGAGTCAAAACACAATGAAATGATTATTGAAGGGATTATACGAGATAAGAGATTATCATTTAAAACAGATACTGGAGTTTTTTCTCCTAATAAAATAGATAAAGGTACAAAAATATTAACTGAATCAATAGAAGTAAGTAAAGATGACGATATTCTTGATGTGGGCTGTGGATATGGCGTTATCGGAATTTCTTTGGCAGATGAAGTTAATTCTGTTACAATGACCGATTTAAATAAAAGATCTGTAAAACTAACAAAGTACAATATAAAATTAAATAATTTAGAAAGTTTAAACATAGAAGTATTCCAAGGGGATCTCTACGATAAAGTTAAGGGTAAAAAATACGATGTTATAATATCCAATCCACCTATAAAGGCAGGAAAAAAAGTAATACATAAAATAATAAGTGAAGGTAAAGAGTTGTTAAAGGAAAATGGCACTATTTGGTTAGTTATTCAGACAAAACACGGTGCAAAATCTCTTGCAAAATTTATGGAAGAAGTTTTTGGAAATGTGGAAACGGTTACGATTAAGGGCGGATATAGGGTTTTAAAATCCAAGAAAAATGTATAAGGAGATATTATGATTGAATACATTTTTGGTTTAGTTGGGCTTCTCATAGCATCCATTCACGACTTCAAAAGTAGGGAAATTGAAGATTATATTTGGATTTCCATGGTAGTTTTTGGGTTTTTGTACAGTATATACATGTCATTCAGTACTGGAAATTATTCCTTTTTGATAAATTCAATTTCTGGATTTGTAGTATGTTTTATACTGGGCTATTTAATGTTTTTATTTGGCATAGGTGGGGGAGATGGTAAAATATTAATGGGATTGGGAGCTCTTGTTCCAAAGTACCAAATGCCAACATATACTATTTTGGGTAGTCTTTTAAGTGTCAACTATGTTCCATCGTTTCCAATAATAGTATTTATAAACGGAATGTTTTTTATGATTTTTCTGCCGATAGTGATTTTATTAAGGAATTTGATGAAAGGAATAAGGCCTAAAAACTTAAGGAAATTTCTTTTAATGTGTTTTGGAGAAAAAATGAGAGTAAAGGATGCAAAAGAAAAAAATAGGTTAATATTAGGTCATGAAAACAACTTTAAATTATTACCATCCGCAGATGACGATGATTTTTCAAACTATAATGACGATGAAGAAATATGGGTAACTCCTATGATACCGTTAATAATCCCAATAACTATCTCATACATAGTAACTCCTATAATAGGGGATAAAATAATTCATTTAATAGTCCCTATTTAATTAAAAGTTAATCTCTATCCCATAAATCTTTTCAATATTTTCTTTGTGGATTTTGAAACACTTTTCTTCGTCAATTAATCCAGAATTTATTAGGTTTCTCGTTCTTCTTGGGACAGTTTTTATTCCAAGAACTACTCCTGGCCTTTTAAGGTCATCGATATAGTCGGTTTCCATTACAAACCTGGAAGATTTTTTTGCAGCTTCATCACAAGGTTTTGAAGCTATTATTGAAGGAAATATTCCGTATTTTTCTCCTTCTAAAACCATGTCTCCACAGTGGTGTTTTACAACTTTTTCAGGATCCAAAGAAACAGACTTTGCCATATTATTAAACTCTCTAAATTGTTCTTCTGATGCAGTTTCTGCATGAATTTGAATAGCACAATCTAAATCTTTTGCCAGTTCCATTGAGTATAATAGTATTTCATTGGAAGCTCTCCATATGTTCTCATCTACAGGATAGTGAGGTCTTCCAACTTCTCCAATTCCAACTAAAAATTCATTTTCTTCAACAAGTTTTTTTGCATAGTTAAGGCCTTCTATGATTTTATCTTTGGCTTTTTCTAGGGGAATGCCGTTTTTAACCATAAAGGTTAATTCAGCAGGATGAACTCCAACTAAACCAAATGCTTTTACACCATCTATGCTGTTTATTGTATTTAAATCATTTATTAAGTCATCCATAGGTTTTGTTAATTCAGCATCTCCAAATGCAGGTTTGTTTAATACAATCATTACCTTTCCACCTGCATTTTTAAAAATTTTAGCTACTTTCTCAGCCCCATGCCCATTTACTCCATCTACATGAATGTGATTATCAGTTACCGGCAGATTTTTCAAAATATCCATTTTATCACTTAGTTTCTTTTAATTTTATTATCTATTATCTCTTACTCATTTTAGAGCTCCAAATATAGAGGGGGTTTCCTTTATAGTTAATCAGCTTTAAGCATTCAATAGGCTGTTCACCATGAAGAGGTTTTATAATTAGGTCACAGCTCACCTTCTTAGCTATGTCATAAATAAACGGCTGTAAATCCCTTGGAGGTCTGATAGAGTATATTAAATCAGATCCTCTGTAAATGTCCATATTTGGGTTAAATATATCATCAACAACACCATTTAGTAATTGATTTCTTGCTTCTTCTATAGCTTTTTCATTTGCATCTACAACAGTTATGTTTGCCCCATTTTCTTTTAATTTTTTAGCTACTTCGAAGTAGAACCCAACACCTATTTCAATTATTTTTGGTTTTCCCACTGGATTCGAAAATCTCTGATTTTCGTAACCTACCGGATTCGGAAGCCTTTGGCTTCCGTAACCTACTGGATTCGAAAACCGAAGGTTTTCGTAATTTCCGTCTTTTAGTCCGTAATTCTGATAAATATAATCAAAAACATATTCCATGAAATCCCTCAAGCGTATTTTGTTAGATTCGTATGATGATATTGGTATTATGGTCGTTCTAGGACTTTATAAAATTTTATATTTATAAATAATAAATAAAACTTTGAAAAATATGGGTGTAAATTAGTTGTTTGCGAAATTTATTGGAATTTGTTCATATATTACAAATTTTTAAAATGGTTGTTATTATTGCTTTAAATTTTAAAATAAAGGAAATGGATCCTAAAATATATGACAAAACCCAGTTTGCCGATTAATTTTATTGGAGTTAATATTCAATATCTAACGCAAACAACTATGATTGTAAACGACTTATAATAAATGATATAAACCATACGGATATAGTTTTTGTTATAATTTGTAACTTAATGAGGGGGTTTGAATGGTTGTATTGATAGTTATAGCTCCAAAAGATTTTAGAGACGATGAACTTTTTGATCCATTGCAGGTGTTTTATAATAAAAATATTGCTGCACAGATGGTTTCAACTACCGTAGGGGAACACACGGGAATGTTGGGGGGAAGAGCAACAACAAAAAGGACTATTAACGATGTAAATGTTGATGATTTTGATGCTATAATGATTGTAGGGGGCATAGGATCTAAAAAATACCTCTGGAACAATGAAGATTTGATAGATCTTGTAAAAAAATTCTATGAAAAAGGAAAAATAGTTTCTGCAATATGTCTTTCTCCAGTGGTTTTAGCTAAGGCAGGTATTTTAAAAGGTAAAAAAGCTACAGTATATCCTGTAAAAGAAGCAATAGACATACTAAAAGAAAATGGTGCCGAGTACGTCGATGAAGGCGTAGTTACAGATGGAAACATCATAACTGCTAAAGGTCCAGAATTTACAATAGTATTTGGAAATAAAATAGCTGAAATGCTTGAGAAATAACTTTTTTAATTTAACTTTTTTAATAAATTAATTTATTAATTTTTTTAATTTAATTTAATATTTATTAAAAATTGTTAACATTAAGGTAATATTAGGTAATAGCATGAATGCGAACACTAACTCCAGAGATAACATAACCAAAACAAAATCTGTTCAGAATCCAGGGGAATCTAAAATAAAGTATCAAAAAATAGGCGACATATTGATTGTTAAAAGAAGTTTAACAGACGATGAAATAAAAGAACTTGTTAAAAGAACCAACTGCAGGACTATAGTCAAATATAGTACACATATAACCGGAGATTTTAGAACTCCCCGTGTAAGGGTGATCTATAGCAGTAATATGGGCAGTAACGATAATAACGAAACTGAAACAATTCACAAAGAACATGGTTGTAGATTTAAAATAGATGTTTCAAAGGTAATGTGGAGCATGGGGAATATAGAAGAAAGGAAAAGAATGGCCCATATATCAAATCCAGATGAAACAGTTGTGGACATGTTTGCAGGAATAGGTTATTTCAGCATACCTATGGCAAAATACTCAAAACCTAAAAAAATCTATTCTATTGAGATAAATCCTAACTCATACCACTATCTCTGTGAAAATATAAAACTAAACAAACTGGACAATATGGTTGCAATATTGAGTGATAATAGAAAGGTTATGATGGAGAACATGGCAGATAGAATTATAATGGGATATGTTTTAAAAACCCATAAGTTTTTAGATAAAGCCTTTGAATTCCTAAAAGATAAAGGAGTTATACATTACCATGACACGGTGGCAGAAAAAATTATGAATATCAGACCTATAGAACAGCTCAGATATCACGGAGAAAAAAACGGCTATAAATTAACTGACTACAAAATAAACAAAATAAAGAAATACTCCCCAGGAGTTTGGCACGTTGTTGTTGATGCTGAATTTGAAAAAAATGAATAGAATAAGAATAAATAATATTAAGTAATGATTTAAACAATATAAGTTATAAAAACTCAAAACCATCTTCTTTTCTAATGAACCTTTTTCCTACATTAACTGTAAAGTTTATTTCCCTTCCAAGTGCATTATCCACCAAAAGGCTTCCAAGTGAAGGGTCTGTACTGATTCCACAAACTGAAGTTGTGATTCTTGGATTTATTTCTAAAATGTTTATTTCTTCACCAACTAACACATCCACTCCTACATAGCCGTTTAAACCATCGATTTTTCTCAGCGCCTTTTCGGATTCCTTTATTATTTCTTCCTTTAATGGATGGTTTATGTTTACTTCTCCACCACAGTATATATCGTTGATATACTGCCTGTTTAAGCATATAGGATATATTTTGTCATTCTGTCCAACAATAAAACTAACAGAATACGGAGCTCCTTCTACAAATTCTTGGATTACATATTCTTCATCAAGTACCTGATGAGCACCGCCGCACCCGCTTGTCTCTTTTATAACATATTTTTTTAATGGATATGTTTTAGGAGTTTTTACGGCTTCTTTTATGGCTTCGTAGGTTAAATATTTATTTCCTGCGATTTTAACCCCCTTACTTGAAGAACCGATATTGATAACCTTATGTTTTTCGATTAACTTAGTTAGCTCATATAGGATGTTTTCGCATTCTGGTGCAATAATCAACGCCATATCCACTTCATCCAGAATATTTTCAATTTTAGATATATAATCGTCATTTTTATTTAAAGATATAACATTGAAATTTGATGAATTATTTTGTGAGTTGTAATATTTTTCATCGATTAGTGAAGTTACCTGGTGCCCACTACTTAAAAAATGGTTTAAAATAGTATCATACATCAACCTACCTTCTTCAAGTATGTCTTTATCAACGATTTCTCCGCTACCTACTGCATACTCAAAAAATAGTATTTTAGGATAATGGGGATTTTCAGATTCTCTATTCATACCTGCACCTTTCTGCACATTTTTAAATTTTTACAATCTTCATTATTTCCTCAGAACCTTCGGTAGGTTCAATTAATCCATTGTAAACATCTGATACAATATCTTCTATCAGTTTTATTTTTGTGTTTTTGTTTTTTTTGTAGGACTGTATCATCAATG
Coding sequences within it:
- the hisB gene encoding imidazoleglycerol-phosphate dehydratase HisB; amino-acid sequence: MRIFDIKRETKETKIELKINIDGKGEYDINTGIPFFDHILSSFAKHGAFDLSLNANGDLEVDDHHTIEDVGICLGMALDKLEKKNIKRFGWAIVPMDEARAMVSIDLGGRPYVVGDYTPNRDKVGDFSTENVVHFFESLANHGRMNIHFEVVGKNEHHKIEALFKAFGIALDIATQKDDRKGVVSTKGIL
- the argF gene encoding ornithine carbamoyltransferase is translated as MHLLTLCNLSREELEGIIKDAEYFKKNRYSHEKLLKDKSIALIFESPSTRTRISFDFAVNELGGHSIIMNEGEIHLGKKESIKDTAKVLSRYVDAIVARVKNHKTLEDLAKYGDVPVINALSSLAHPCQILADMLTIKEYKNELKGLKLTYLGDGNNVCNSLMIAGAILGMDVCVATPAGYEPNAMYVKRALEAINEYGEGSITLTNDPIEGAKDADILYTDVWISMSDKNKNLDEVLKIFPPYQINKELLGYAKEDAIVMHCLPANRGMEITDEVIDGKHSVVYDEAENRLHAQKAVFKYIFDKI
- a CDS encoding class I SAM-dependent methyltransferase — translated: MHYFSENPESKHNEMIIEGIIRDKRLSFKTDTGVFSPNKIDKGTKILTESIEVSKDDDILDVGCGYGVIGISLADEVNSVTMTDLNKRSVKLTKYNIKLNNLESLNIEVFQGDLYDKVKGKKYDVIISNPPIKAGKKVIHKIISEGKELLKENGTIWLVIQTKHGAKSLAKFMEEVFGNVETVTIKGGYRVLKSKKNV
- the flaK gene encoding preflagellin peptidase FlaK: MIEYIFGLVGLLIASIHDFKSREIEDYIWISMVVFGFLYSIYMSFSTGNYSFLINSISGFVVCFILGYLMFLFGIGGGDGKILMGLGALVPKYQMPTYTILGSLLSVNYVPSFPIIVFINGMFFMIFLPIVILLRNLMKGIRPKNLRKFLLMCFGEKMRVKDAKEKNRLILGHENNFKLLPSADDDDFSNYNDDEEIWVTPMIPLIIPITISYIVTPIIGDKIIHLIVPI
- a CDS encoding TatD family hydrolase, with translation MDILKNLPVTDNHIHVDGVNGHGAEKVAKIFKNAGGKVMIVLNKPAFGDAELTKPMDDLINDLNTINSIDGVKAFGLVGVHPAELTFMVKNGIPLEKAKDKIIEGLNYAKKLVEENEFLVGIGEVGRPHYPVDENIWRASNEILLYSMELAKDLDCAIQIHAETASEEQFREFNNMAKSVSLDPEKVVKHHCGDMVLEGEKYGIFPSIIASKPCDEAAKKSSRFVMETDYIDDLKRPGVVLGIKTVPRRTRNLINSGLIDEEKCFKIHKENIEKIYGIEINF
- a CDS encoding UPF0146 family protein, giving the protein MEYVFDYIYQNYGLKDGNYENLRFSNPVGYGSQRLPNPVGYENQRFSNPVGKPKIIEIGVGFYFEVAKKLKENGANITVVDANEKAIEEARNQLLNGVVDDIFNPNMDIYRGSDLIYSIRPPRDLQPFIYDIAKKVSCDLIIKPLHGEQPIECLKLINYKGNPLYIWSSKMSKR
- a CDS encoding DJ-1/PfpI/YhbO family deglycase/protease; translated protein: MVVLIVIAPKDFRDDELFDPLQVFYNKNIAAQMVSTTVGEHTGMLGGRATTKRTINDVNVDDFDAIMIVGGIGSKKYLWNNEDLIDLVKKFYEKGKIVSAICLSPVVLAKAGILKGKKATVYPVKEAIDILKENGAEYVDEGVVTDGNIITAKGPEFTIVFGNKIAEMLEK
- a CDS encoding tRNA(Phe) (4-demethylwyosine(37)-C(7)) aminocarboxypropyltransferase Taw2: MNANTNSRDNITKTKSVQNPGESKIKYQKIGDILIVKRSLTDDEIKELVKRTNCRTIVKYSTHITGDFRTPRVRVIYSSNMGSNDNNETETIHKEHGCRFKIDVSKVMWSMGNIEERKRMAHISNPDETVVDMFAGIGYFSIPMAKYSKPKKIYSIEINPNSYHYLCENIKLNKLDNMVAILSDNRKVMMENMADRIIMGYVLKTHKFLDKAFEFLKDKGVIHYHDTVAEKIMNIRPIEQLRYHGEKNGYKLTDYKINKIKKYSPGVWHVVVDAEFEKNE
- the mfnD gene encoding tyramine--L-glutamate ligase — encoded protein: MNRESENPHYPKILFFEYAVGSGEIVDKDILEEGRLMYDTILNHFLSSGHQVTSLIDEKYYNSQNNSSNFNVISLNKNDDYISKIENILDEVDMALIIAPECENILYELTKLIEKHKVINIGSSSKGVKIAGNKYLTYEAIKEAVKTPKTYPLKKYVIKETSGCGGAHQVLDEEYVIQEFVEGAPYSVSFIVGQNDKIYPICLNRQYINDIYCGGEVNINHPLKEEIIKESEKALRKIDGLNGYVGVDVLVGEEINILEINPRITTSVCGISTDPSLGSLLVDNALGREINFTVNVGKRFIRKEDGFEFL